The window CTGGCGGGGTGCGACGGGGACGGCGACGGCGTCACCCCGCGGCCGGAAGAGACCACGCCGGGTGAGGAGGCGACGGCGCCCGCGCCTCCCGAGGAGACGCTCGCCGAGGGCGAGGAGCTGGTGAACGAGCGCTGCACGCCGTGCCACAGCCTCGACAGGGTCTACGCCGAGGACAAGGACCGTGAGGGCTGGACCTCCACCGTCGACCGCATGATCTCCCTCGGTGCCGAGCTCGACGCGCGTGAGCGCCAGGTGGTCATCGACTACCTGACCGAGCGGTCGGAGTCGCCGTAGCGGCAGCGGCCGTAGCGGCAGCCGGTGCCCGGGCGGGTACAACCCCCCCGTGGAACCGGTGATGAGCAAGGAGGAGCGCTACATGCGCCCGCTGCACGTAGCGGGCGTGAACCTGGGCGTGTTCGTGATGGCCGGCGCCGCCGTCCTCACGTTCGTCCTGGCTCTCGTGCGCCTCGTCGGGGCGGTGCTGTTCGTCTCGGGTCTGGCTGCCAACGGCGCCGACCGGCTGCTGGCCGCGTTCGACATCCGCCCCCAGCCGGTGGTGCTCATGCTCGTGCAGGTCGTGGACGCCACCATCCTGGCCGTGATCTTCCTGACCTTCGCCTTCGGCCTGAGATCGGTCTTCCTCGGCAAACGCTACGCCGTGCTGGCCTTCGACATCCGCGACCTGGACGAGCTGAAGACCTACCTCATCGGGCTGGTGGTGACCCTGATGAGCACGCGCTACCTGGAGTTCCTTCTCGGCAGGGAGTCG is drawn from Coriobacteriia bacterium and contains these coding sequences:
- a CDS encoding YqhA family protein, translated to MSKEERYMRPLHVAGVNLGVFVMAGAAVLTFVLALVRLVGAVLFVSGLAANGADRLLAAFDIRPQPVVLMLVQVVDATILAVIFLTFAFGLRSVFLGKRYAVLAFDIRDLDELKTYLIGLVVTLMSTRYLEFLLGRESEAGQALSAGIGTAAVILALSAYTIVLRRYGSGPGSHRE